In Rhodamnia argentea isolate NSW1041297 chromosome 1, ASM2092103v1, whole genome shotgun sequence, the genomic window TTCCCCTATTTAACTTAACCATTCAGTATAATGTTTCTTTTTGCATTCTATTCAACTTCATACTCTATACTCGAATCCATCTTTGGTTCTGCTATTAAAAACGAAGACGCTAGCCACAGAGTTGCTCCAGTAAGGTGGGCAATGCCAAAATAGATTCAGAAAGAATGACCCTATTCAGTAAAGATCGAAATTTGACGCGAACAATCCTAATGGTCACTTCTTTTCATCAGAGGCGGTGGCAGCCAGTTCTGTAGCTGTTTCAGTCTTCGCCATTTCTGTCTTTGTATCAGTTGTCGTCGCTTCTGTGCTTGTATTAGCCGTTGCTGGCGGGCTTTCTCCTCTATCCGATTTCTCTAGCACGATCTCAATCTAATGTCAAAATGAGAGTGGTCAATAGCCTGGAAGGATTCTAACTATGCCCAGATCGACTGCAATTGCaataggaaggaaaaaaaaaagaatatgaaacCTTGGCCTTTTGGATCACCCGCCCTCTGTTCTCGTCCTTCATTCCAACCGATGAAGTCAAAACCTCTGTTCCATCACAGCAAAATGATCAAAAGATATCAGATGGGATTGATTAATCTGTCAAGCAATAACAGTAGCGTGAAGAGGAGGCACAGGCATACTCTTTTCTGTAGCAACACCGTTGTTCTTGAGTATCTCAGCAATGGTGACAACGGTCGTAATTGCTGCAATTACATGCACGTCGGTTATTAGAATACTTCTAATGACTTGCAGTATCCGAAAATGAACCTAGATAAGTAATTTGTTCCCTCTGCCAATAGTATGTGCAACTGAGGTGTGGTATAAAAGCTTTGCTCTCTGCATTGCCAGCCAAATTTTATGCAGGTCTATTCATTCTATGACGAGATTCGTACGAAAAGGATATGCTGACAAATAATCGATTTCGAACAACAGGAGGAGGTTAAAGTGAAATGAGAGAGTTGAAGAATAGAATACCCATCCCCAAAGCAGAGAGCTCAACTTCATTATGTTGTTGTATGTACCTCTGCACCACAAAGTTGAGAAACTTGAGAATTTATTAAAACTGCACACCCTGTTGGAGAACTACTAGTGGCAGGACACAAGCCCAAAATCCACATGATCTACCATTCAGATCAAACTGTCACAAATCACGAAGTTTCCGCGGTTTACATCACCAGAAATTCACTACTTTTCAGCTTGCAACACGGCCATGTAAACCCAACTCGAGTCCGATACCTCTCATTAACAAGCAAATCTATAACGGAATGACATCACATTGCGTCGCTCCAGAACGAGGCGAAAGCAAGCAAAGAACAAGAAGATAATGCACCTTGGCAAGATTGACATAGAAGAAGAGGGGCTTCTTGGTATTGGACACCTGAATCCTGTTCTTCTTCGGGGCTAGAACATTCTCCGACGGCACCGCCAGTGTGTCAACAGCCATCGTCATGCGAAAATTTGTCCAAGTTCTTCTGTTATATCTGTTTTATCACTTCTGGTCACAACCACGAAAAGGAAGGGGATCACGCAAGAGAATGCAGAGGAAGTTCCCCACTATATATAAACAGTGAGAAGTCATCCAGAGCCTAAAATGGTGGGAGTTTGCCAAGAAAAGAGAGTGACCACTTGTCTGTGGGGCAATCTGTTTTTGTGACTTTGTGATTGATGGCCAGGAGTGAAAACAGCAAAATAAAAGGGAGACAGCAATTGTTCTGCGAGAGAAAACTGGGAGGTGACCATTTGTCTGAGAAAGTATGACCAAGTATTTGGTGATTCCTTGCGCTCTGTGATGACCCGATTTCATGGTTGAGGGAAAGACCCACTGTATACAAGACACCGTCAAAATATGGGCCTCGTTTGATTCGGCATTTGCAAAGGGCTTTGGGGCCTCCAAAATCCCGgcattttggcaatttttttggatagttttgggaaaatgtcattgcatttccaaaggcATTTAGCCCAAAGCAGGTCCCCGGATACTTTAAAATGCCGCATTTCCGGCATACgaatagactttttttttccttctaattttACTCCCGCTATACTTTCATAATTATAAAATTGTCCTCAAAAACCCTTACCTTCGGCAGGCGACCGGCGAGCCACAGCCAGCCTCGCCTGAGGTCACGCGAACCGAGGCAACATTCACCTGGGTTCGTGCAACCCAGGCCGACGGTCGCGGGGTTCGCGTGATCCAAGCCGACGGCCGCCTAGATCGTGCAACCTCAAGCGAGGCTGTCCGCGTCAGATTGGCCTCGTCGAAGTCTCACCGGCCCCAGaccgggaaaaagaaaaaagtctcGGTGGCCCGCAGGTTCTCAGTCTCTTTTGAgggttttttcaaataaaagcaaaagggCTTAGGAGAGTGTGACTTTTCCGAACACCATTTTAGCGTGCATGTTCACGTGAGAACTGGACCAAAAACACTGACATCGACCCAGCAATGGGCCCGTTCATGGAGTTATTTTGGGCCTAAGAGGTACGCCTATTTTGGAGTGGCCCACTTGCCCTTCTTTACTCCTCTTTGTTCCTAGAAGAAAAGGTCTTGGCAAAGGtgtttgaagaagaaattaagCAAGAATGAGCTATGAAAGACTCATGAAAGCTAATGTTCATGAGCTAGGACCATGTTGGGTCCGTCGAAGCGCACTCGAGCCAACAAGGTCCCAATTACAATTTGGACGGTCCTAGGCAAGCAATTTTCGTATCAGACTAGGGCCCGTCCACACGGGCCCGCCTATAGATCCAATGATATGCGAAAAATTCGATACCTTGCTAAATCAAAGATGGGTCCGGGCAAAAACTTTTGGACACGATCCGACCCGACTCACCCCGTTGACGCTTTTGTAGCAAGGAAAAGCtaagaaaaagagaagccaaAATGGAGAGCGGGCATGCTTAAGAACAGAGTACTCATTGTGCAGTTCTTGAAAGCTTTGATGAAACCATTGGTTTAAGGTTGCGGTCCGCTCGTCATTATGACGATCAATCGAGATGGAATGTTGAAATCCCCataaagaggaggaggagaaaaaaaagaaaaaagccgaACGTGAAATGATTGAAAACGAAGCAACAAGCCGAACCGACAAATCGAAACACTCTGAAATTGCTTGCTGAGCTCTGGCAAGAAGGCCAAGGGAATGCATATGGTGGTCTCCATCGGGACCAACCTCTGATTAGGAACTGTGCCTCTGTATCCATCACCAGTAATTGCATCTAACAAATTAAAGTTGCCCACAATTTGGGCCCCCCCCCACGGGCCCCACCCCTTCTATTTCCATCTCTGTGTGAAAATGATTGGATTGGAATGCTGTGCACTAATGGTGGTGAAACAGGGTGAGACTCTGATGTGAGGTTGACACTTGACAGTGCATTAGAAAGAGGGCTTTGTTAAACTTTAATTACCTTGGAACAAGACCGGACAGAGATCATTGGGATGCTCTCTCTCCCCCTGTGAATGGTCCCATTCCAAGGGGAAACTtccgcccaaaatttcactaactgtgaccccccaaaaaaaaaaatttaatcacaCCTTGGCTGGCCATCGTCAGTAGCAATGCTGAACTAAGCTTAAACCCACCTAAAGCATGAATTTTTCTCCACGGCTGTTGCGGATAAGAGCAACATTCGGGCGCAATTGGAGAACCCCAGCACCTAAAATAGCAAGAGAAAGTCCCCGCAATTATGCAGAGTCTTCATTCGCTATTTTCTTGGAATTCAGTCCTTCGGTGGCCAAAATGCTTTGCTTGGATCTATCGCGACCGACACTCGTTCGATTCCTGTCGATGTACTGTTCATCTCGAAAGCACCGCGGAATCGTAAAAAGCCAGCCGGACAATCTTTCACCCCGAATCTCTCGAAACAAAAACCGAATCGAGGGAAGGAAAAAGCATATGGTAAGGCAAGGTCCACACGTAGGCTTCCTAAAAGATTCCAACTTGTTACGGAATGGGTTCAGACCCAGAGAGAGCATTGCGCTGTATCTGATGAGCAGGCATGGGCATCTCCAGAGTGCTCCTCTTCCCAAATTCAGGTCAGGCAAGAGACCTGGTCTTCCTGCACCAACCAATTCTGGGTGTTATGTCCAATCGCCATACCCCTTTTGAGGGGCGGCAAGAGAGGATAAGAGGCCACGATTCACGGCCACGAAGGCCGTTTTAGGCTCGGATCAGTCGGTGATTAAGATTGGCAAAACAGACATAGGGTGATGGGCCATGACAATTCGGATACGTAGTGCTTTTTCATGTAGGATGCGACACGTTTAAGATTGGACCAAAAGGGGGGTCTCGATTCGATTCGGAGAGATTCCCATTCGTGCAAGGAAgacataattaaataaataaataaatgcaagggaaaattaattttaatttcgatCATGCCCCCGAAATCTTAAATTCGGTGAAAAATTGGGCCCATAATCGAATGGAACATatgctattttaattttttgcttgGAAACTTCGTGGATGTTGTTTCTGTGCGCTTTCCGCGCCCACTTTGTCGTCCTGAGTCGTTTGGGTAACGTGGAACTCAACTCGGGAAGGTAGCATCCTAAACTAACTTTTATATAGGAGGAGAAATCTATGCAGGCATCGCCGTCGTGTCGACCGAATGCACGAACCAATCGAGACAGGCTTGAGTAAGTTCGTTTGGTCATAAGACTCGACCTAGTCCAATTGGCCCCAAGCTAACCTAGGAAACAACTGAGGTCGGGCTTCAAAACTGACCCGGGTCCATTGTGATAATCGTCTTTATGGTCCCCCTTAGTACTCCACCAGAAACACACCTCCCTCCCCCGCCCCCCTAACCCGCGGGGCCATGTTGAGGTTAAAACTTCTCGTTTCTCCGAGCACAGTCGTCTCACTAACGCCGGCTTCCTTAGGTCAAAGAAGGTTGCaacctccgcctccgccgtaCTTTACTAGTCCGAGATTTAGAAACATGCTGGGAAGACAGCAAAATCCTTTCTATCATTACAATCAAGAGACACGACACTTTCGGCCGGACATAATGCACCGTAAGAAGGTGCTTGCCCTTCCCTAACATTAAACAACCTCGATTTTCTCATGCATTCATTGTAAAATGACAAAGTGCGACAACGCATCACGAAATCTTAACACGGTGTAAATTCCCCGTACCCACATAGCTGTACCTATGAAATGTCGAGATGAGATAGCATCCAAAGTAATTGCCTTGACATGAAACTCAAACCGACAATAAAGATAACATAGGCAATTTtagggggggtggggtggggcgTGGTCCAACATGGGTTCTTGAACAAAAGGCAAGCCAAATTCGATTCGCCGTCTGTTTTGTCAAGACTTGCCGCCTATTTCCTCTACTGGCATTATGCTTTCTTCGACTCCGACTTGTACACATGGTTTTCTGCTTTCCGTTCTCTGCATTTTGTTCCAATTTTTCGAGAAAGAATTCTTCTTTTGATCGATGTGTGGGGGAGAGAATATGGTGTGGAAGGAGGCAGGTGCGAGGTTGACATAAAGAGGTGCCCCCAGTACATGACAAAGATCTAGGATTTAAGACAGGAAAGCAAAGCAAGCCCGGTATGCCAGGCGGAAATTTCAAAGAATGGGTACCGACACAAAATCGCCTACTTCAATTTTGGTCTTCAACTTGTGCACATCTTGCTGTACTGATGAGAATGAAGCTTTTCTTGTACAGTACAAGGAAATTATTCTAAGGGATTTTGCGGGATGGGTAGCTATGATTGAAAATACACGAGCCTCTTTATAAGTATCATAATACGATGGTTCAAGGTAACAACATGCTACGGCGTCGGTTATAATTCAATCGAAGATATGCATAAATCAAGGGAAATACGCACACATCGATATAGTGAACCGAGGGCAAGATGTAGAGTCTCCTGGACGAATTTGTAATCCGTGAAAACGGCACACCCGAAGATCGTCGTGATGAGATTCGGAAACGCACACATGATAGAGGAAAAGGGGATTCGCGCACCTGGTTTGGAATCCATCGGAATTGGTGCCGAACGTCGACGGTTTAGAACGAACCTTCCCCTCTATTCCCTTTCCTTATCGTTGGTCCAATGAAACAATTACTATCGCGAAAAGTTATGTTTTGATTTTAGCGTTAAGAGGactagaggagggacttgagcatTTACATAGAGTTTCTGACTCAGGTCATCTCATCACAGGCAAGCTGAGCCTAACTCGGTTCACACTAGACAACCCATATTAAAACTAATTAAGAATACATATCATATTTTAATAGACCAATACATAGACCACATTAGGAAAATTCTAACATAATCTCCTAGTAGCCGTCGAGCTCTGTAcgctaattctctaaaaaaaaaaaaggttctacAATCTTGTATTTTTGAGATAGAAGAACCAGCCGTTAAAGAGAATGTAATCCATAGGTTAGAATTCCATTCCTCCAACTCCCCATGGAGTGTGATGGTGCCCCATAACCATAAGATTAAATGGGAGTTATGGAATGATTAGGTGTGCCAATACAAAGCGAAACTTGAACAAAGCTCATcttatcccttaattttttttaatcccaaaACAATCTGAattccaataataaaaaaaaatggtgggaACTTTTTGACCGGCACCACATTATTTTAATAGGAGTGGGAATAGTCAAAAGGGGGGACATGGTGGGCAAAAAGTCCacttgattttgaaatttaggGTTTCTCAATTCTCCATCCATCATTCACTTTTCTGGCTCCATCTCTACCCACCATCAAGGACGGTCAATGAACGCCACTCCCAACAAATTCACACACGACCACACGTTTCCATTGACAATCTTCACGCAATTCCTAAGGTGTAAGTAAGAAAGTGAACGGGTGGGGGGGCAGGTGGGGAtgaatttattgtattttcaaTGCAAATGCTCGTGTTGGAATGTGGGTCGTGAAAGAGGTTCCTCCTGTCCTCACGGTTAATTACAGTTTGGGTTCGTTGCGTTAGGTATGGGCAGCAGATTGGTGGAGTTTTTTCATCAGTCCTTTGCCCAGGACTCCACCCCTTTCCCAGGGTTTCGGACCAGTTAATGCATCGGAAATTCTAACTTTTGTCCATGTTATAATTTGGTGAGCTACCGAGTAGATTAGTCGTTCTGTAGATATATCGCGTTGTGGACCTATCAGACGGGAGGATCGGATCGAAAATGATCAGAACCATATTGACTAATTTAACACTCTCATATTTAACTAATTTTAAAAACTTATGTATAATAaaagtttattttgtttttttgtgatCTGGCCGACAACCTAAACTCGACCCAGCCGGCGGCGATGgggcttttaatttgttatgtaaaagaaaggaaaaaaaaagaaattaacaaattacaaattaaaaaaaatcagaaatattGAAAAAGATATATGAATGGGTTGACCCAACTAATAACCTTTATAGactaaatgggttgtaaatgggttaaaACATGGGTTTGTCTTTAAACCTAATTAAGTTCACAACttaaactcatttattaaaactCAACTAGTCCATATTTGACCGATCTCATTGACCATGAGTTAAAATATGTGTTTTCAATCCATTTTGACACATCTGTGCGCATATGGAGTAGGCATCTAATCTATTTTATGCATGACCAACGAGGTGTTGGAATCGCAATGGTCGGCTTACAAATTTGTCAAATCTATTTTTGTTTAGCacgcaccaaaaaaaaaaaaaaacgtgcaaagaaaagggaaagagtgaAAACACATCTAACCCCTTTTACGCTTGACTACGATCGACTTTCGGGCTAATAAACCGGCGTCAAAACCGCGAGAGACATCATAGTAATATGTAAATTTTCAACGAAACATGTCCTATCCTTACCTGTGAACGTTAAATAAAACACAAGAGAACACCTCATCAATCGTGTCCTCCTAATTCCTGTTCCTCGGAATCTTCAGACCAGAGATCTCGTTCAATGTTAACTTCAACAACCAGAACAACTCCAACTCATTGTTATTACCCACATCTTTTTCCGCTTTAATTTCGACTTTATGCGAATTCAATTCCTGGCATCTTTGAGATCGAGCTTAAtccaatttgcaaaaaaaaaagagtgtatTTTACAGTAATTCCACATCCAGAGTTTAGATTCTTGGTCTGATATGAAAACAAATACCAATTTAAACTGTGACCTTTAAGGAACAACTACAGTCGGAGCTTCAGGACTTGTTCCCGGGATTCTGGAAAATGGTTCTAATTTTCAGAGGCCAAAAACAAAGAATGTCTCCCCTGGTCTCATATTGGACAGTTCACTGATATTCTTGTCCAAAGTCACTTGACCCTTCAGTCTCCAGTTTTGACCACAAACATCCTGGAACATTTACCCTACTGTTGTTCAaacttttgcccaaaaaaacaaacaaacaaaaaaaaaacagaggcaaAATTACAGGAACTTTTTCAAGCCAAGATGAGCAAAAACTGGCTTTGTAGCAAAGACACACTAGTGTTGTCACAGAAGTTGTCTGCACCGAGTGGAATCTTTCTCGAATTTCATTCATGGATGACCTCCAAAAGAGCTGCAGATTTCATAACATAACTGAGATAAGTCTTGTGCGGAGGAAAAGGACAAGTGTCTCGCCTTCTTGGTCCCCAGTGGATACCGAAAAACACCAAATCTTGAAATTTTATGTATGCACACATCCAATTTCAAAATGTcttgaaaagcaaaaagatcaaataaaataaaataaaaattgcaaaaaaaaggtGGAGCCACAGAGAAAAAAGTCtgtgaaatttcaaattagagAAGAGGGCAAAGGAATAGTGATGGGGGTGGTTGTGCTTTATGTTTTTTCCATGGCGGGTGCAAAGTTCAAAAGTGGATAAAGCAGTGGGCTTTTGAGTACGGACAAGCACGAGAAAGCAAATTTTGCCTTTAGCAGAATGGGAGGGCCGTTTGCTTCCACGATGGCTATATGAGTTGGGAGATTTCATCTTTCTGAACAAACAATTTCGAACGTGGTTAAACCTTTGAAACCAGGAGCTTCCTTGTTTAAAGATTTACCTCACCAAGGAAaggagatctctctctctctcttacaggGACCTTGTGCGGTCTGTCCGTTTGGTATATAGGGATGGCGAGGTCCACAGATACGTTCTTTATTTTAACGTGCTAGTGCGGTACCTACATGCCTTGGGCCCCTTTTGTTGCCAATAATATCTTTGTCTTTTCTAATGACAAGGAATTCTCTCTTCTTGTTTCGCATCTGAGAAATCTCGAGGTTTGAATGATGCCTTGGGCAAAGTAGTTTATAAACTTGCCCGGGTATGTGCTATATAAATTGTGACATTCATCTTTGTGAACAAACGGTCTTGAATGTGGGAAGCATTTCTAGTGGACCCAATTCTTTGGGTTTTATCATTGATTCATTAGCTTTACTTTTCACTTTCCTTCCAGGTTTTGCGAGTTTATTCGGAGCGATTTTTCACTTCCGACTTGTTATTCTATTTCGAATCTTCCAAAGAACGCACCCGTTACTTTTCTTTAATCTTAATTCCTCGAAACTAGTAAATATCTAAATGTCGACCTGCATGTCCTGGTATGCTCTTCCGTTCATTTTCtggaaatttaatttttctctttaaattctGGCACAAAAATTATAAAGTTACTTTagactttttttctatttcgaaTCTTGCAAAGATTGCACCCGTTACTTTTCTTAAATCTTAAGTGCTCGAAATAGGAAATATCTAAATGTCGACTTGTATGTTCTGGTATACTCTTCcgtgcattttctcaaaatttgattttttttttcctttaaattctGGCACGAAAATTATAAAGTTACTTTAGACTTTTTCTAAGTTGCGACAAAGACACCGGTTTCTTATCATTTAACTTTTACAAAACTCGAGAGACGCTCAAAATCTTTCGGAAATGTAAGAATACCAAGATATGGAATTACCTATGGCgcttcataaattttttaaggtTATGGTATTCTAAGTTCCAGTGAGAAAACCGACAGTAACCCCTTTTATTAATGTAGAAGAAGTTAAAATAAGCAAGCCTTAAAGTAAAAAGTGGGATTTCTCCTGAATTattcaaagtaaaaaagaaagcagGAAAAGAAAGGCTTTTCTAGCAAATTGGGGGGTTCAAAAGGTACACAGAGCACAGTAGATTTGGACAATCTTTTCCCATCTTGTCTCCCTTGCGTCCATGATTTGGGGTCCTCCCCAAAATGATTACAATACGTGTAGTCCATAAAATTGATTAAGTTGGAAGTGATTAAGCTCTAAATCAAGACGCATTAGGTGGGCATAGCCTTTTCAGATATAGATGTGTTCTTGCACATTATCGAGTTAGCTTTCCATCACTATCCCTTAATTAAGATTGGCAGTGCATTCACAAATAAAATTATTGCTCGTGAGTTATGGCTAATACCCTCGTACCATCATGGTTTGAGTTTTTCTAGAACGAAAGTTTGACGATGACTTGAAAAATGCATGTTTGAAAAGGATGGCATGCCATGTGTTTTCAGTGGTTCTGAAGTAGATTTCAAGGAAATCGGGATCGAATAAATTCAAAACTTTGGCTTGTGTAGATGGTCCTGGCCAAAGGTCATCGATTCTCATTTTGAAATCGGGATTTGGACTAGACAAGATCAATTCCTTGTCATGAACCAAGAACCGACCATGTCCAACCTATAATCGAATTAAAACAAACACCCCCACTTCTGGTCCATAGAAATTTGCCTGCACTTGGTGAAATTTGAATGGATAATCTCTAGTTTCAATGCTGGAAATTCTCTGACGCCCCAATCAGCTGCACCAACATGGAGATTAACTTCGTACCgtattttgagaattacacCCAGCTACCGAA contains:
- the LOC115743983 gene encoding uncharacterized protein At2g34160, which encodes MTMAVDTLAVPSENVLAPKKNRIQVSNTKKPLFFYVNLAKRYIQQHNEVELSALGMAITTVVTIAEILKNNGVATEKKVLTSSVGMKDENRGRVIQKAKIEIVLEKSDRGESPPATANTSTEATTTDTKTEMAKTETATELAATASDEKK